From one Bacteroides eggerthii genomic stretch:
- the mgtE gene encoding magnesium transporter yields MEIDEEYIDKVKSFIEQKDADNVKALLIDLHPADIAELCNDLAPEEARFVYRLLDNETAADVLVEMDEDVRRDFLELLPSETIAKRFVDYMDTDDAVDLMRDLDEDKQEEVLSHIEDIEQAGDIVDLLKYDEDTAGGLMGTEMVTVNENWSMPECLKEMRLQAEQLDEIYYVYVIDDDERLQGVFPLKKMITSPSVSKVKHVMRKDPISVHVDTPTDEVVQIIEKYDLVAVPVIDSIGRLVGQITVDDVMDEVREQSERDYQLASGLSQDVETDDNVMRQTSARLPWLLIGMLGGIGNSMILGNFDATFAAHPEMALYIPLIGGTGGNVGTQSSAIIVQGLANSSLDAKDTFKQIAKESIVALINATIISLLVYIYNFVRFGGTATVTYSVSISLFAVVMFASIFGTLVPMTLEKLKVDPAIATGPFISITNDIIGMMMYMGITVLLA; encoded by the coding sequence ATGGAAATAGACGAAGAATACATAGATAAAGTCAAAAGCTTTATAGAGCAGAAAGACGCAGACAATGTCAAGGCGCTCCTCATCGACCTGCATCCGGCAGATATTGCCGAACTGTGTAATGACCTCGCGCCCGAAGAAGCACGCTTCGTTTATCGTCTCCTCGACAACGAAACAGCCGCCGACGTACTGGTAGAAATGGATGAAGACGTCCGAAGAGACTTTTTGGAGCTCCTGCCTTCGGAAACCATTGCCAAACGCTTTGTAGACTACATGGATACGGACGATGCCGTAGACCTGATGCGCGACCTCGACGAGGACAAACAAGAGGAAGTCCTCTCCCATATTGAAGACATCGAACAAGCTGGAGACATCGTCGACCTGCTGAAATATGACGAAGATACCGCCGGCGGTTTAATGGGTACGGAGATGGTTACCGTCAATGAAAACTGGAGTATGCCGGAATGTCTGAAGGAGATGCGCTTGCAGGCTGAGCAATTGGATGAAATCTACTATGTCTACGTCATTGATGACGACGAACGCCTGCAAGGTGTTTTTCCGCTAAAAAAGATGATCACCTCCCCTTCCGTCTCCAAAGTGAAACATGTAATGAGGAAAGACCCTATTTCCGTTCATGTAGACACCCCCACAGACGAAGTGGTACAGATTATCGAGAAATACGACTTGGTGGCAGTCCCCGTCATCGACAGCATAGGCCGTTTGGTAGGACAAATCACCGTAGACGACGTTATGGACGAGGTTCGCGAACAATCGGAACGCGACTACCAGTTAGCATCCGGTTTGTCACAAGACGTAGAGACGGACGACAACGTCATGCGCCAAACCTCCGCACGCCTTCCCTGGTTGCTTATCGGCATGCTGGGCGGCATCGGCAACTCCATGATATTAGGAAACTTTGACGCAACCTTTGCCGCACATCCCGAAATGGCACTGTATATCCCTCTGATTGGCGGTACGGGCGGAAACGTGGGAACCCAATCCTCCGCAATTATCGTGCAGGGCCTTGCCAACAGTTCCCTGGATGCCAAAGATACATTCAAGCAGATAGCCAAAGAATCCATAGTGGCCCTGATCAATGCGACTATCATATCGCTATTGGTATACATATACAACTTTGTACGGTTCGGAGGTACGGCCACTGTGACCTATTCAGTATCCATCAGCCTGTTTGCCGTTGTTATGTTCGCCTCCATATTCGGGACACTGGTACCGATGACACTCGAAAAGCTGAAAGTAGATCCGGCTATCGCCACAGGCC
- the rsmA gene encoding 16S rRNA (adenine(1518)-N(6)/adenine(1519)-N(6))-dimethyltransferase RsmA has protein sequence MRLVKPKKFLGQHFLKDLKVAQDIANTVDACPELPVLEVGPGMGVLTQFLLPKGRTVKVVEVDYESVAYLREAYPQLEDHIIEDDFLKMNLQRLFDGQPFVLTGNYPYNISSQIFFKMLDNKDLIPCCTGMIQKEVAERIAAGPGSKTYGILSVLIQAWYRVEYLFTVHEHVFNPPPKVKSAVIRMTRNDTQQLGCDEKLFKQVVKTTFNQRRKTLRNSIKPILGKDCPLTEDVLFNKRPEQLSVQEFIELTNRVEQALRE, from the coding sequence ATGAGATTAGTTAAACCTAAAAAGTTTCTCGGCCAGCACTTTCTGAAAGATCTGAAAGTGGCACAAGACATTGCCAATACCGTAGATGCCTGCCCCGAACTCCCAGTACTGGAAGTGGGACCGGGTATGGGGGTACTGACGCAATTTCTTTTACCCAAAGGACGCACAGTGAAAGTTGTGGAAGTAGATTACGAATCAGTGGCCTATCTACGGGAAGCTTATCCGCAATTGGAGGACCACATCATAGAAGATGACTTTCTGAAAATGAACCTTCAGCGCCTATTCGACGGGCAGCCTTTCGTACTGACGGGCAACTATCCCTATAACATATCCAGTCAGATATTCTTCAAGATGCTGGACAATAAGGATCTGATCCCATGCTGTACGGGCATGATACAGAAAGAAGTAGCCGAACGCATAGCAGCCGGTCCGGGCAGTAAGACGTACGGCATTCTGAGCGTACTGATACAGGCGTGGTACCGCGTGGAATATCTCTTTACTGTACATGAACACGTATTCAACCCGCCTCCGAAAGTAAAAAGCGCTGTCATCCGCATGACGCGCAATGATACGCAACAACTGGGATGTGACGAAAAATTATTCAAACAGGTTGTAAAAACAACGTTCAACCAGCGCCGGAAAACCCTGCGCAATTCCATAAAACCGATACTCGGCAAAGATTGCCCGCTAACCGAAGACGTTCTTTTCAATAAACGTCCCGAACAGCTGTCCGTACAAGAGTTCATCGAGCTGACCAACCGAGTGGAACAGGCATTACGCGAATAA
- a CDS encoding lysylphosphatidylglycerol synthase transmembrane domain-containing protein has protein sequence MNKIIKKTLKIVLPILLGGFILYWVYRDFDFERAKEVLLHGTDWGWMLLSLLFGVMSHVLRGWRWRQTLEPLGAYPKRSDCVDAIFISYAANLMLPRVGEVSRCGVLVKYDDVSFSKSLGTVVTERLVDTLCILLITGLTFMAQMPVFLRFFQETGTKIPSLMHLLTSPWFYVSLFSVIGVLVLAYYLMRMLSFFEKVKGVVLNVCEGVMSLRNVKNIPLFVFYTLSIWGCYFYHFYLTFYCFSFTEHLSFQAAMVMFVGGTFAVIVPTPNGAGPWHFAVITMMMLYGVSATDAGIFALIVHGIQTLLVIILGIYGALHVSMANRSR, from the coding sequence ATGAATAAGATTATAAAAAAGACATTGAAAATCGTATTGCCCATTCTTTTGGGCGGATTTATCCTGTATTGGGTGTATCGTGATTTTGATTTTGAACGCGCAAAAGAAGTGCTTCTGCATGGGACGGACTGGGGCTGGATGTTGCTTTCTCTGCTTTTTGGAGTGATGAGCCATGTGCTGCGCGGATGGCGCTGGCGGCAGACGCTGGAGCCGCTGGGGGCTTATCCTAAGAGGAGTGATTGTGTGGATGCCATTTTCATTTCTTATGCTGCCAATTTAATGCTTCCCCGTGTGGGAGAGGTGTCGCGTTGCGGTGTACTGGTCAAGTACGATGATGTCTCGTTTTCCAAGTCTTTGGGTACTGTGGTAACGGAGCGTTTGGTGGATACCTTGTGTATTCTTTTGATTACGGGGCTTACTTTTATGGCCCAGATGCCTGTGTTTCTCCGTTTTTTTCAGGAAACGGGTACGAAAATTCCCTCGCTGATGCATCTGCTTACTTCCCCTTGGTTCTATGTTTCTTTGTTCTCTGTTATTGGAGTACTGGTACTTGCCTACTATCTGATGCGGATGCTTTCTTTCTTTGAGAAAGTGAAGGGGGTGGTGTTGAATGTATGTGAAGGGGTGATGTCACTTCGCAATGTGAAGAACATCCCGTTATTTGTTTTCTATACATTGTCTATATGGGGGTGCTATTTCTATCATTTCTACTTGACTTTCTATTGTTTCTCTTTTACAGAACATCTTAGTTTTCAGGCGGCAATGGTGATGTTTGTAGGCGGAACCTTTGCCGTAATCGTTCCGACGCCTAATGGGGCGGGACCTTGGCACTTTGCAGTAATCACCATGATGATGCTTTATGGCGTGAGTGCTACTGATGCAGGTATATTTGCGTTGATTGTACATGGCATCCAGACATTGCTGGTCATAATACTCGGCATCTATGGGGCGTTGCACGTTTCAATGGCAAACCGTTCGAGGTAA
- a CDS encoding aminoacyl-histidine dipeptidase, with protein MSTILQLAPQNVWKHFYSLTQIPRPSGHMEQITEFLISFGKSLGLESFVDEVGNVIIRKPATPGMENRKGVILQAHMDMVPQKNNDTVHDFTKDPIETYIDGDWVKAKGTTLGADNGMGVAAIMAVLEAKDLKHGPLEALITKDEETGMYGAFGLKPGTLKGEILLNLDSEDEGELYIGCAGGIDITATLEYKEEEPAADFVARQIILKGLRGGHSGLEINQGRGNANKLLARIVHDLLIEFDCRLSSFEGGNMRNAIPREAHAVLVFNPEDVEGLEDYIKEYEALLNTEYAPIEEGITLKLENVDLPAFIVPEEIQDNMISVLMACQNGVMRMIPTVPDTVETSSNLAIVTIGGGKADVRILARSSCDTMKDFLADSLTACFSMAGMKVELSGAYSGWQPNVDSPILHAMTLSYKQQFGVEPAVKVIHAGLECGIIGANCPGLDMISFGPTLRSPHSPDERAYIPSVTKFYDFLVATLEQTPEK; from the coding sequence ATGAGTACAATTTTGCAGTTGGCTCCACAAAATGTGTGGAAGCATTTCTATTCGCTGACTCAGATACCCCGTCCGTCTGGACATATGGAGCAAATAACTGAGTTTTTAATAAGTTTCGGTAAGAGTTTAGGTTTGGAGTCATTTGTCGATGAGGTGGGCAATGTCATTATCCGTAAGCCTGCCACTCCGGGTATGGAAAACCGTAAAGGAGTTATTCTTCAGGCGCATATGGATATGGTGCCGCAGAAGAACAACGATACTGTTCACGACTTTACCAAAGATCCCATTGAAACATACATTGACGGTGATTGGGTAAAGGCCAAAGGCACTACGTTGGGTGCCGATAACGGCATGGGTGTGGCCGCCATTATGGCTGTACTTGAAGCAAAAGACCTGAAGCATGGTCCGCTGGAAGCATTGATTACTAAGGATGAGGAAACGGGTATGTATGGTGCATTCGGCTTGAAACCGGGTACACTGAAAGGCGAGATTTTGCTGAACCTCGATTCGGAAGACGAAGGAGAACTTTATATCGGTTGTGCAGGAGGAATTGATATCACAGCTACATTGGAATATAAAGAGGAAGAGCCCGCTGCCGATTTCGTGGCCCGTCAGATAATCTTGAAAGGCTTGCGCGGTGGACATTCCGGATTGGAGATCAATCAGGGACGAGGCAATGCCAATAAGTTGCTTGCCCGTATAGTGCATGACTTGTTGATTGAATTCGATTGCCGTCTGTCGAGTTTTGAGGGCGGCAATATGCGTAATGCTATTCCGCGCGAGGCGCATGCTGTCTTGGTTTTCAATCCCGAAGATGTTGAAGGGTTGGAAGATTACATAAAGGAATATGAAGCATTGCTGAATACTGAGTATGCTCCAATTGAAGAAGGCATAACTTTGAAGTTGGAGAATGTGGACTTGCCTGCTTTCATTGTTCCTGAAGAGATTCAGGATAATATGATTAGTGTGCTGATGGCTTGCCAGAACGGGGTGATGCGTATGATTCCTACTGTTCCTGACACAGTGGAGACTTCTTCCAATCTGGCCATTGTAACGATTGGGGGCGGTAAAGCCGATGTCCGTATTCTCGCTCGCAGCTCTTGCGATACAATGAAGGATTTCTTGGCAGACAGTTTGACGGCATGTTTCTCGATGGCAGGTATGAAAGTGGAACTGAGTGGCGCTTATTCTGGCTGGCAACCTAATGTCGATTCTCCGATTTTGCATGCCATGACCTTGTCTTACAAGCAGCAATTTGGTGTAGAGCCGGCAGTGAAAGTGATCCATGCAGGTTTGGAGTGTGGCATTATCGGTGCTAATTGTCCGGGACTCGATATGATTTCTTTCGGTCCTACATTGCGCTCACCACATTCACCGGATGAACGTGCATATATTCCTTCTGTTACAAAATTCTACGATTTTCTGGTTGCAACACTGGAGCAGACTCCGGAAAAGTAA
- a CDS encoding alpha-2-macroglobulin family protein — protein MNKIRSFFTLLLLMIGLCLSTLQAQSYNSLWKQVEQAQKKSLPQTVVKLTGQIYRKAEQEKNVPQMLKAYICREAYQERLTPDSLYVNLRNLENWAKSEQNPVSKAILHSLLAREYADYMRYNRQLLSGRTALDTDEAPADIREWSSNIFVTKVDEHNLASLQDSVRLLEVSSKEYVPFVVQEDGSRFYGHDMYHLLAARAVDTYLLLDGFRADSLQRMRIAGIYEGMINTYRHRAGAEDATVLATLDYWKWKRTGSGISREPYATYRERKAQVDKEYLGALDNLIREYGAREICAEAYICKADLLRNMGASHMDEALQTCDEGVKRYSAYKRVNELRNIRESILQPHLDINTQGSIYPGDSLELNVSYRNLKGFTLNLYRTDLSEVPWMDTGINNTFYQKHARRMSATHFELEPLAKKAGEPGELLNNLQRTVLKLYVPDEPGVYILQIVPDAVTARTADQFLVSTRFKVLTLALLDNKMEVVTVDGRSGQPISGAKVSFYSTYNEENRKLLQDVTTDAGGKAVIEWNKAIRSYVARKGTDTAMLPQSIYLNRYYERGESGPTEHITLLTDRSLYRPGQTVYVKGISYEQTADTAHVLAGKNYLVRLLDVNRKELVQKSVDTNEFGSFTTEFVLPAVCLNGNFMVEVKDKAAVPVRVEDYKRPTFEIVFNPVEQAYSLGDTVSITGNVKAYNGMAVQDVPAVYTVTRRNHWRYWGQPSAPLVSDTVQLDAKGNFSIPVVLIPDADADLTRGERFSYQVEVSVTGDAGETQTAQYSLSATGQAYFFMSDINRELCREDSISGKLAVMNAYNETLPMEGMCRLYPVIDSKSGKIADKPVYESVFTSGEIKDFAAWKQLPSGEYRFILSVRDRNGKEVSNADNAVNLMLFSLADPRPAMFVETFLYEKNTEFDATHPAVFYFGTSMQDAYVLVDVFGQKGRLESRTLSLSDSIVRMKYPYRKEYGDGVAVQFTFVKNGQLYTRRVELRKRLPKRTLDMKWEVFRDRLRPGQEEEWKLVIKTPQGFPAAAEMLAMMYDASLDRIYSRHQSLSVYYNRYIPYFYWDLSSNYGKSYTPYFPLKSWRVPVWRFDYFCSPYNGIAEVLQIVENDAVLCEPTIVGYGATRTKMKTGRAVEVKYAPALAEESVTDVVFESETIPLDEQALQPMAGLRTNFAETAFFYPQLRTNEQGEVTFSFTMPQSLTRWNFRGYSHTKDMMTGMLDATAVTSKEFMLTPNMPRFVRVGDKTQIAAGIANLTDKEIRGTAVLTLFDPMTEKIISTRRQKFSVEAGKTASVDFRFDVTDRYDLLGVRMVADGGKFSDGEQHLLPVLSNKEYITETLAMPVRGGETRTFSLDSLFNGNSRTATDRRLTVEFTGNPAWYAVQALPVLSQPATDNAISWATAFYANTLAGYIANSQPRIKAVFDNWRLSGGTKDTFLSQLEKNQDVKNILLGESPWLLEATTEAEQQQRIATLFDVNQLNYRNMASLLKLKELQNEEGAWSWFGGMSGNRYVTGYITGLLVRLSLLTDRALPEEVAVMKAKAFDYLNEEALKEYRAIRKAEKNGTKITTLSDATMEYMYLVALGSVKLSGEYAKMFDYFLTKLGRNLVNGTMICKAQTAIILQKQGRRTEANGFIASIKEHLVQTDEMGAHFAFHANPYTWGMLPVPAHVAVMEALREAGGNDALIEEMKLWLLKQKQTTSWNSPVATADAVYALLCQGSDLLESKGDVRITLGDKVLETFSPAKTAVPGLGYIKEAFVQGSPEVKVKSVTVEKRDAGIAWGAVYAQYLSPISDVKQQGSELNVEKRLFVERISADGQKSLQPLSEGTQLSVGDKVVSRLTLSLDRAMDFIQLKDQRGACFEPVSSLSGYRWNNGMGYYAEVEDAGTNFFFDHLGKGVYVLEHSYRVARGGTYETGLATVECAYAPEYASHSAGGTVVIK, from the coding sequence ATGAATAAAATTCGAAGTTTTTTTACATTGTTGCTGCTGATGATCGGGTTGTGCTTGTCTACCTTACAAGCCCAGTCATATAACAGCCTGTGGAAACAGGTAGAGCAAGCCCAAAAGAAAAGTTTGCCGCAAACAGTAGTGAAATTGACGGGGCAAATCTACCGTAAAGCCGAACAGGAAAAGAATGTTCCGCAAATGCTGAAGGCATATATTTGCCGGGAAGCCTATCAGGAAAGACTTACGCCGGATAGCTTGTATGTCAATTTGAGAAATTTGGAAAACTGGGCAAAATCGGAACAAAATCCGGTAAGTAAAGCTATATTGCACTCTTTGCTCGCTCGTGAATATGCTGATTATATGCGATATAACCGGCAGTTGTTGTCAGGGCGTACAGCTTTGGATACAGATGAAGCGCCTGCTGACATTCGCGAGTGGAGTAGTAATATTTTTGTAACTAAGGTGGATGAGCATAATCTTGCTTCATTGCAAGATTCCGTTCGTCTGCTTGAGGTGTCCTCCAAGGAATACGTGCCTTTTGTTGTACAGGAAGATGGTAGTCGTTTTTACGGTCACGATATGTATCATCTACTGGCAGCCCGGGCGGTGGACACTTATCTCTTATTGGATGGCTTTCGGGCGGACTCATTGCAACGTATGCGCATTGCCGGTATTTATGAGGGAATGATAAATACTTACCGGCATCGTGCCGGGGCTGAAGATGCGACTGTGTTGGCCACGCTCGATTATTGGAAATGGAAAAGAACCGGAAGTGGCATAAGCAGGGAGCCGTATGCCACTTATCGCGAACGGAAGGCGCAAGTTGACAAGGAGTATCTTGGTGCGTTGGACAATCTGATTCGAGAATATGGAGCGCGTGAAATTTGTGCGGAAGCCTATATCTGTAAAGCCGACTTGCTCCGTAACATGGGAGCATCCCATATGGATGAGGCTTTGCAGACGTGCGATGAAGGCGTGAAGCGTTATTCCGCTTATAAGCGTGTCAACGAACTACGTAACATACGGGAAAGCATCCTGCAACCTCATTTGGATATTAATACCCAGGGGAGTATCTACCCCGGTGACTCTTTGGAACTGAATGTGAGTTATCGCAACCTGAAAGGATTTACGTTGAATCTATATCGCACGGACTTGTCCGAGGTTCCCTGGATGGACACAGGAATAAACAATACTTTTTATCAGAAGCATGCCCGCAGGATGTCTGCCACTCATTTCGAGCTGGAACCTTTGGCTAAGAAGGCCGGGGAACCGGGAGAGCTATTGAACAACTTGCAACGTACGGTTTTGAAACTATATGTACCCGATGAACCGGGCGTTTATATATTGCAAATTGTACCCGATGCCGTAACAGCCCGTACGGCAGACCAGTTCCTTGTTTCGACTCGCTTCAAGGTGCTGACACTGGCTCTGCTGGACAATAAAATGGAAGTGGTTACGGTAGATGGCCGTAGCGGGCAGCCCATTTCCGGCGCAAAAGTCAGTTTCTATTCCACTTATAATGAAGAAAACCGTAAACTGTTGCAGGATGTTACCACTGACGCCGGTGGAAAGGCTGTTATAGAATGGAATAAAGCTATCCGCAGCTATGTGGCACGCAAAGGGACGGATACTGCTATGTTGCCCCAAAGCATTTATCTGAATAGATATTACGAACGTGGTGAATCGGGCCCGACAGAGCATATCACTCTGTTGACCGACCGTTCTTTGTATCGTCCCGGTCAGACTGTCTACGTCAAAGGGATTTCTTATGAACAAACAGCCGATACGGCTCATGTCTTGGCAGGAAAGAATTACCTGGTACGATTGCTGGATGTGAACAGGAAAGAGCTGGTGCAGAAGAGTGTGGACACCAATGAGTTCGGCTCTTTTACAACAGAATTTGTATTGCCTGCTGTTTGCCTCAATGGCAACTTCATGGTTGAAGTAAAGGATAAAGCGGCTGTTCCCGTACGGGTGGAGGATTATAAACGGCCTACTTTTGAGATTGTGTTTAATCCTGTGGAACAGGCCTACAGTTTGGGGGATACGGTAAGTATCACCGGAAATGTCAAGGCATACAATGGTATGGCTGTTCAGGATGTTCCGGCAGTATACACTGTGACCCGACGTAACCACTGGAGATATTGGGGACAACCGTCTGCCCCGCTTGTCTCAGATACAGTGCAACTGGATGCTAAAGGCAACTTCTCCATTCCCGTTGTCCTGATACCGGATGCTGATGCGGATTTGACGCGAGGAGAGCGTTTCTCTTATCAGGTAGAAGTGTCGGTTACCGGGGATGCGGGCGAGACCCAGACCGCGCAATATAGTTTGAGTGCTACCGGACAAGCCTATTTTTTTATGTCCGATATCAACAGGGAATTATGCCGGGAAGATTCCATATCGGGAAAACTGGCAGTGATGAATGCTTACAATGAGACGTTACCCATGGAAGGAATGTGCCGGCTTTATCCGGTTATAGATTCTAAATCGGGGAAGATAGCTGATAAACCTGTCTACGAGAGTGTATTTACGTCGGGTGAAATAAAAGATTTTGCAGCCTGGAAACAATTGCCGTCGGGAGAATACCGTTTTATTCTGTCGGTTCGCGACCGTAACGGTAAAGAGGTTAGCAATGCGGATAATGCGGTGAACCTTATGCTGTTCTCATTGGCGGATCCGCGTCCGGCTATGTTCGTAGAGACTTTCCTCTATGAGAAGAATACGGAGTTTGATGCAACTCATCCGGCGGTGTTTTATTTCGGTACTTCAATGCAGGATGCGTATGTTCTGGTTGATGTTTTCGGGCAGAAAGGGAGGTTGGAGAGCCGTACCTTGTCGTTGAGTGACTCAATTGTTCGTATGAAATATCCTTATCGTAAGGAGTATGGAGACGGAGTTGCCGTACAGTTCACTTTTGTTAAAAACGGTCAGCTATATACCCGCCGGGTAGAATTGCGGAAGCGTTTGCCCAAACGGACACTGGATATGAAGTGGGAGGTTTTCCGCGATCGTTTGCGTCCGGGACAGGAGGAGGAATGGAAGCTGGTCATCAAGACTCCGCAAGGTTTTCCTGCTGCAGCCGAGATGCTGGCAATGATGTACGATGCCTCATTAGACCGGATTTATAGCCGTCATCAGTCATTGAGTGTCTATTACAATCGGTATATCCCTTATTTCTACTGGGATCTTAGTAGCAATTACGGAAAGAGTTATACTCCTTATTTCCCATTGAAGTCGTGGAGAGTTCCCGTCTGGCGTTTTGATTACTTCTGTTCTCCTTATAACGGAATTGCGGAAGTATTGCAGATAGTCGAAAACGATGCTGTCCTTTGTGAACCGACGATTGTCGGGTATGGAGCTACACGTACTAAAATGAAGACCGGACGGGCGGTTGAAGTGAAATATGCTCCTGCGCTGGCTGAGGAAAGTGTGACAGATGTTGTCTTTGAGTCGGAGACCATCCCACTTGATGAGCAGGCGTTACAGCCTATGGCAGGTTTGCGTACTAATTTTGCAGAAACGGCTTTCTTCTATCCTCAGTTGCGTACCAACGAACAGGGAGAGGTCACTTTCTCATTTACTATGCCGCAGAGCCTGACACGTTGGAATTTCCGCGGTTATTCCCATACCAAGGATATGATGACAGGCATGCTGGATGCTACTGCCGTTACATCCAAAGAGTTTATGCTGACTCCGAATATGCCGCGCTTTGTGCGGGTAGGTGATAAGACACAGATAGCTGCCGGTATTGCCAATCTGACGGATAAGGAGATAAGAGGGACGGCCGTATTAACCCTCTTTGACCCGATGACGGAGAAGATTATTTCCACCCGTCGTCAAAAATTCTCAGTGGAAGCAGGAAAGACGGCATCGGTTGATTTCCGGTTTGACGTAACAGACCGTTACGACCTGCTTGGTGTCCGCATGGTGGCCGACGGCGGCAAGTTCAGTGACGGTGAACAGCATCTGTTGCCTGTTCTGAGCAATAAGGAGTATATTACAGAAACACTCGCCATGCCTGTTCGTGGTGGGGAAACACGTACTTTCTCACTGGACAGCCTTTTCAACGGCAACAGCCGTACAGCGACCGACCGCCGCCTGACAGTAGAATTTACGGGTAATCCGGCATGGTATGCCGTACAAGCCCTGCCTGTACTGAGCCAACCTGCAACGGATAATGCCATTTCTTGGGCAACTGCTTTCTATGCCAATACTTTGGCGGGCTATATCGCCAATAGCCAGCCGCGCATTAAAGCGGTATTCGACAACTGGCGTTTGTCGGGCGGAACAAAAGATACTTTCCTCAGTCAGTTAGAGAAAAATCAGGATGTGAAGAATATTCTGTTGGGCGAGTCCCCCTGGCTGCTCGAAGCCACTACCGAGGCGGAACAGCAGCAGCGTATCGCTACTTTGTTCGATGTAAATCAATTGAATTACCGTAATATGGCGTCCTTGCTCAAATTGAAAGAACTGCAGAACGAAGAAGGGGCATGGAGCTGGTTTGGAGGTATGTCCGGCAACCGTTATGTAACGGGATATATCACCGGACTGCTTGTCCGGCTTTCTTTACTTACGGATAGGGCATTGCCGGAAGAAGTTGCGGTGATGAAAGCCAAGGCTTTTGACTATCTGAATGAAGAAGCGCTGAAAGAATATCGTGCTATCCGTAAGGCAGAGAAGAACGGGACTAAGATTACCACCCTGTCGGATGCCACTATGGAATACATGTATTTGGTGGCTCTCGGTTCGGTAAAACTCTCCGGTGAGTATGCAAAAATGTTCGATTACTTCCTTACCAAGTTGGGACGTAACCTCGTGAACGGTACAATGATTTGCAAAGCGCAGACCGCCATTATCTTGCAGAAACAGGGACGCAGGACGGAAGCGAATGGGTTTATAGCTTCTATTAAAGAACATCTTGTGCAAACGGACGAAATGGGAGCGCATTTTGCTTTCCATGCCAATCCTTATACTTGGGGTATGCTGCCGGTTCCTGCACATGTGGCTGTAATGGAAGCCCTGCGCGAGGCGGGCGGCAACGATGCTTTGATAGAAGAAATGAAGCTTTGGTTGCTGAAACAGAAACAGACGACAAGCTGGAATTCTCCGGTAGCTACTGCCGATGCGGTTTATGCATTGCTTTGTCAGGGTAGCGATTTGCTGGAAAGTAAAGGAGATGTCCGCATCACTTTGGGAGATAAGGTATTGGAGACTTTCTCGCCTGCAAAGACCGCTGTTCCGGGATTGGGATACATCAAGGAGGCCTTTGTTCAAGGCAGTCCTGAGGTAAAGGTTAAGTCAGTTACCGTAGAGAAGCGAGATGCAGGCATTGCGTGGGGGGCCGTCTATGCACAATACTTGTCGCCCATATCCGATGTGAAGCAACAGGGCAGTGAACTGAATGTTGAGAAGAGACTCTTTGTAGAGCGTATCTCGGCCGACGGACAGAAGTCCTTGCAACCGCTGTCGGAGGGCACGCAGCTTTCGGTAGGTGATAAGGTCGTATCCCGGCTGACTCTTAGTTTGGACCGGGCTATGGATTTTATCCAGCTGAAAGACCAGCGTGGAGCCTGCTTCGAACCGGTAAGTTCACTTTCAGGCTATCGTTGGAATAATGGCATGGGCTATTATGCAGAAGTGGAAGATGCCGGAACTAATTTCTTCTTCGATCATTTGGGCAAAGGAGTTTATGTATTGGAACATAGCTACCGGGTTGCTCGTGGAGGAACGTACGAAACCGGACTGGCTACCGTAGAGTGTGCTTATGCGCCGGAATATGCTTCTCATTCTGCGGGAGGTACTGTTGTTATCAAATAG